From Argopecten irradians isolate NY chromosome 2, Ai_NY, whole genome shotgun sequence, the proteins below share one genomic window:
- the LOC138315261 gene encoding ubiquinone biosynthesis protein COQ9, mitochondrial-like isoform X2, translated as MAAPCSRCRAVISSLLFRRLTAVNSRYLSTLSGTDTEGKSFSGSRTEEPNRDNDNGEPFNTTLEDDYHSEQEESENEADIKNRILTASMAFVPEHGWTKTALAAGAAAEGLPSVAHGMFPRGGAHLASFFYQNCNKELAANLKQEVEGRTEEDEKPSTRIFITNAVETRLRMNIPYLDNWHQAMAIQALPENLPYAWSNLLQLTDDIWYYAGDRSHDFNWYTKRVSLAGVYKSTEVYMIQDKSANLQDTWQFLDNRIDNLVTAGECVRSAKSVTGMTAEGLTGIFKMGQNILGMNIKSKSR; from the exons TGTTCCGAAGACTGACAGCGGTAAACTCACGTTACCTGTCGACACTGTCAGGTACCGACACAGAGGGCAAATCCTTTAGTGGGAGTCGAACAGAGGAGCCTAATAGGGATAATGACAACGG TGAACCATTCAACACGACCCTTGAAGATGATTACCATAGCGAACAAGAGGAGAGTGAGAATGAGGCAGATATCAAAAACAGAATTCTGACGGCTTCCATGGCTTTTGTGCCGGAGCATGGCTGGACGAAAACAGCTTTAGCAGCAG GTGCGGCAGCGGAGGGTTTGCCGTCAGTTGCCCACGGGATGTTCCCCCGGGGAGGGGCCCACCTAGCTTCCTTCTTCTACCAGAACTGTAACAAGGAGCTGGCAGCCAACTTAAAACAGGAGGTGGAGGGTCGGACGGAAGAGGATGA GAAACCATCGACAAGAATCTTTATTACTAACGCCGTGGAGACCAGATTGAGGATGAACATACCTTACTTGGACAACTGGCACCAG GCGATGGCAATACAGGCCCTACCTGAGAACCTACCATATGCTTGGTCAAACTTGCTCCAGCTTACCGATGATATCTGGTATTACGCTGGAGACCGATCACATGAC TTTAACTGGTACACGAAGCGTGTGAGTCTTGCTGGTGTTTACAAGTCGACAGAGGTCTACATGATACAGGACAAATCCGCCAATCTTCAGGACACGTGGCAGTTTCTGGATAACAGAATCGACAACCTGGTTACAGCTGGTGAATGTGTCCGGAGT GCAAAGAGTGTAACTGGGATGACGGCAGAAGGTCTGACaggaatttttaaaatg GGACAGAATATCCTGGGTATGAACATCAAATCCAAATCTCGCTGA